A single genomic interval of Pseudorca crassidens isolate mPseCra1 chromosome 19, mPseCra1.hap1, whole genome shotgun sequence harbors:
- the KCTD11 gene encoding BTB/POZ domain-containing protein KCTD11 translates to MLGAMFRAGTPMTPNLNPQGGGHYFIDRDGKAFRHILNFLRLGRLDLPCGYGETALLRAEADFYQIRPLLDALRELEASQGTPAPTAALLHADVDSSPRLVHFSARRGPHHYELSSVQVDTFRANLFCTDPECLGAMRARFGVANEDRAEGGPHFHLEWAPCPAELPEVEYRRLGLQPLWTGGPGERREVVGTPGFLEEVLRVALEHGFRLDSVFPDPEDLLNSRSLRFVRH, encoded by the coding sequence ATGCTGGGGGCCATGTTTAGGGCTGGTACTCCCATGACCCCCAACCTCAATCCCCAGGGAGGCGGCCACTACTTTATCGACCGAGATGGCAAGGCCTTCCGGCACATCCTCAATTTCCTACGGCTGGGCCGCCTGGACCTGCCCTGTGGATATGGGGAGACAGCGCTTCTCAGGGCAGAGGCTGACTTTTACCAGATCCGGCCCCTCCTGGATGCCCTGCGGGAACTGGAGGCCTCTCAGGGGACCCCGGCACCCACAGCCGCCCTGCTCCACGCAGATGTAGATAGCAGCCCCCGCCTGGTGCACTTCTCTGCTCGTCGGGGCCCACACCACTATGAGCTGAGCTCTGTCCAGGTGGACACCTTCCGGGCCAACCTCTTCTGCACCGACCCTGAGTGTCTGGGTGCCATGCGTGCCCGATTTGGTGTGGCCAATGAGGACAGGGCGGAGGGAGGCCCACACTTTCATCTGGAATGGGCCCCCTGCCCTGCAGAGCTCCCCGAAGTGGAGTACAGGAGACTGGGGCTGCAGCCGCTGTGGACTGGGGGGCCAGGAGAGCGACGGGAGGTGGTGGGCACTccgggcttcctggaggaggtgctgCGGGTGGCCCTGGAGCATGGCTTCCGTCTCGACTCCGTCTTCCCTGACCCCGAAGACCTGCTCAACTCCCGATCTCTGCGCTTTGTCCGGCACTAG